A portion of the Streptomyces sp. NBC_01335 genome contains these proteins:
- a CDS encoding TetR/AcrR family transcriptional regulator: MTTAKRDTYTPETLLAVAVRVFNERGYDGTSMEHLSRAAGISKSSIYHHVAGKEELLRRAVSRAIDGLFRILDEPGANRGRAVERVEYVTRRTVEVLMAELPYVTLLLRVRGNTKTERWALERRREFDQRVSALLKAAVADGDLRADVDIRLATRLLFGMVNSLVEWYRPQPEGVVGGTGGAPDGVLGADDLPGTVVRLAFDGMRSAGR; the protein is encoded by the coding sequence ATGACCACGGCCAAGCGGGACACGTACACCCCGGAGACGCTGCTCGCCGTCGCCGTGCGGGTCTTCAACGAGCGCGGATACGACGGCACGTCCATGGAGCACCTCTCCCGGGCGGCGGGCATCTCGAAGTCGTCGATCTACCACCATGTGGCGGGCAAGGAGGAGCTCCTGCGCCGTGCGGTGAGCCGGGCGATCGACGGGCTCTTCCGGATTCTCGACGAACCGGGCGCGAACCGGGGGCGCGCGGTCGAACGGGTCGAATACGTCACGCGCCGCACGGTCGAGGTGCTGATGGCCGAGCTGCCGTACGTCACTCTGCTGCTGCGCGTCCGGGGCAACACGAAGACCGAGCGGTGGGCGCTGGAGCGGCGCCGCGAGTTCGACCAGCGGGTGTCGGCCCTGCTGAAGGCGGCCGTCGCGGACGGGGACCTCCGGGCGGACGTGGACATACGGCTGGCCACCCGGCTGCTGTTCGGCATGGTGAACTCGCTGGTCGAGTGGTACCGCCCGCAGCCCGAGGGGGTCGTCGGCGGTACGGGTGGCGCCCCGGACGGGGTTCTCGGGGCGGACGACCTGCCGGGGACCGTCGTACGCCTGGCCTTCGACGGGATGCGTTCCGCCGGCCGGTGA
- a CDS encoding thiamine pyrophosphate-dependent dehydrogenase E1 component subunit alpha has product MTVQELPGAAGYRPVPPPAWKPLTDPAPLLPDPEPYRVLGTDAAAGADPRLLLRLHAELVRGRRYNAQATALTKQGRLAVYPSSTGQEACQVAAALVLEERDWLFPSYRDTLAAVARGLDPVDALTLLRGDRHTGYDPREHRIAPLCTPLATHLPHAVGLAHAARLKGDDVVALAMVGDGGTSEGDFHEALNFAAVWRAPVVFLVQNNGFAISVPLAKQTAAPSLAHKAVGYGMPGRLVDGNDAVAVHEVLAAAVALARGGGGPTLVEAVTYRMDAHTNADDATRYRSGDEVESWRDHDPVLLMERELTGRGLLDEATADAVRQEAERMAAALRERMNADPVLDPMDLFAHVYADRTGPLREQEAGLRAELEAESAYEDAEEQRDGHERSGHERNTEGGR; this is encoded by the coding sequence ATGACGGTCCAAGAGCTGCCCGGCGCGGCCGGCTACCGGCCGGTGCCGCCCCCGGCCTGGAAGCCGCTCACCGACCCCGCCCCGCTGCTCCCGGACCCGGAGCCGTACCGGGTACTGGGTACGGACGCGGCGGCCGGAGCGGACCCGCGGCTGCTGCTGAGACTCCACGCCGAGTTGGTGCGGGGCCGCCGGTACAACGCGCAGGCGACCGCGCTCACCAAGCAGGGGCGCCTCGCGGTCTACCCGTCCAGCACGGGCCAGGAGGCCTGCCAGGTGGCCGCGGCGCTGGTGCTGGAGGAGCGGGACTGGCTCTTCCCGAGCTACCGCGACACCCTCGCGGCGGTGGCCCGGGGGCTAGATCCGGTCGACGCGCTGACGCTGCTGCGGGGCGACCGGCACACCGGTTACGACCCCCGTGAGCACCGGATCGCGCCGCTCTGCACCCCACTGGCCACGCATCTGCCGCACGCGGTGGGGCTGGCGCACGCGGCGCGGCTCAAGGGCGACGACGTGGTGGCCCTGGCGATGGTCGGCGACGGCGGGACCAGCGAGGGCGATTTCCACGAGGCGCTGAACTTCGCGGCCGTCTGGCGGGCGCCGGTCGTCTTCCTCGTGCAGAACAACGGCTTCGCCATCTCGGTGCCGCTGGCCAAGCAGACGGCGGCACCGTCCCTCGCCCACAAGGCGGTCGGTTACGGCATGCCCGGCCGGCTGGTCGACGGGAACGACGCCGTCGCGGTGCACGAGGTGCTCGCCGCGGCGGTGGCGCTCGCCCGCGGCGGTGGCGGCCCGACGCTGGTGGAGGCGGTGACCTACCGCATGGACGCCCACACCAACGCCGACGACGCGACCCGCTACCGCTCCGGGGACGAGGTGGAGTCCTGGCGGGACCACGACCCGGTGCTCCTCATGGAGCGCGAGCTGACCGGGCGCGGCCTGCTGGACGAGGCCACCGCCGACGCGGTGCGCCAGGAGGCGGAGCGGATGGCGGCGGCGCTGCGGGAGCGGATGAACGCCGATCCGGTGCTCGACCCGATGGACCTGTTCGCGCACGTCTACGCGGACCGGACCGGACCGCTGCGCGAGCAGGAGGCCGGGTTGCGTGCCGAGCTGGAGGCGGAGAGCGCGTACGAGGACGCCGAGGAGCAGCGGGACGGCCACGAGCGGTCCGGCCACGAGCGGAACACGGAGGGCGGGCGATGA
- a CDS encoding dihydrolipoamide acetyltransferase family protein yields MPTVLEFRLPDLGEGLTEALIVRWLVEIGEVVAVDQPVVEVETAKALVEVPCPYGGVVTARFGEEGAELPVGAPLMTVAVAPGPAGSGSTASASAPASGSAPAPAATSAASASASASSDASGNVLVGYGTAAPAARRRRVRPVSASSPVDAAASVGAGPVGPVGEATSVVEAGPVASAKEAGPVAVISPLVRRLARQHGVDLRELAGSGPEGLILRCDIEAVIERASAVGGEPAAGAVRAAGAVEVSAPPRDGAVAGERIALRGVRGAVADKMARSRTEIPDATCWVDADATELMAARAAMNRTAGPKVSVLALLARICAAALAKYPELNSTVDTAAREVVRLPSVHLGFAAQTDRGLVVPVVRNAHARSVDAMAAELARLTEAARDGKLTPAELTGGTFTLNNYGVFGVDGSTPIINHPEAAMLGVGRIVPRPWVHDGELAVRQVVQLSLTFDHRVCDGGTAGGFLRYVADCVEQPAVLLRTL; encoded by the coding sequence ATGCCCACGGTGCTCGAATTCAGGTTGCCGGACCTCGGCGAGGGGCTGACCGAGGCGTTGATCGTGCGGTGGCTGGTGGAGATCGGCGAGGTCGTCGCCGTGGACCAGCCGGTGGTCGAGGTCGAGACGGCCAAGGCCCTGGTGGAGGTGCCGTGCCCGTACGGGGGCGTGGTGACCGCCCGCTTCGGCGAGGAGGGGGCGGAACTCCCGGTCGGCGCCCCGCTGATGACGGTCGCGGTCGCACCGGGCCCGGCGGGTTCCGGCTCGACGGCCTCGGCGTCGGCTCCTGCGTCGGGTTCTGCCCCGGCTCCGGCTGCCACCTCGGCCGCCTCTGCGTCGGCCTCGGCTTCGTCGGACGCTTCGGGGAACGTGCTGGTCGGGTACGGCACGGCCGCCCCGGCGGCCCGGCGGCGGCGGGTCCGTCCCGTGTCCGCGTCGTCCCCCGTCGACGCCGCTGCGTCCGTCGGGGCCGGTCCGGTCGGTCCGGTCGGGGAGGCCACCTCGGTCGTGGAGGCCGGTCCGGTCGCCTCGGCCAAGGAGGCCGGTCCGGTCGCGGTCATCTCCCCGCTCGTCCGCAGACTGGCCCGGCAGCACGGAGTGGACCTCCGGGAGCTGGCGGGATCGGGGCCGGAGGGGCTGATCCTGCGGTGCGACATCGAGGCGGTGATCGAGCGGGCGTCCGCGGTGGGCGGTGAGCCCGCCGCCGGCGCGGTGCGGGCCGCCGGTGCGGTGGAGGTCTCCGCACCCCCGAGGGACGGTGCCGTGGCCGGCGAGCGGATCGCGTTGCGCGGAGTACGGGGCGCGGTCGCCGACAAGATGGCGCGCAGCCGGACCGAGATCCCCGACGCGACCTGCTGGGTGGACGCGGACGCGACCGAACTGATGGCGGCCCGCGCGGCGATGAACAGGACGGCGGGTCCGAAGGTCTCGGTCCTCGCTCTGTTGGCCCGGATCTGCGCGGCGGCGCTGGCGAAGTACCCCGAGCTGAACTCCACCGTGGACACCGCCGCGCGGGAGGTCGTCCGGCTGCCCTCCGTCCACCTCGGGTTCGCCGCGCAGACGGACCGGGGGCTGGTCGTGCCGGTGGTCCGGAACGCGCACGCGCGTTCCGTGGACGCGATGGCGGCCGAACTGGCCCGGCTCACCGAGGCGGCCCGGGACGGGAAGCTGACTCCGGCGGAGCTGACGGGCGGCACCTTCACGCTGAACAACTACGGCGTGTTCGGGGTGGACGGCTCCACACCGATCATCAACCACCCCGAGGCGGCCATGCTCGGGGTCGGCCGGATCGTCCCCCGGCCTTGGGTCCACGACGGCGAACTGGCGGTGCGTCAGGTGGTTCAGCTCTCGCTCACCTTCGACCACCGGGTCTGCGACGGCGGCACGGCGGGCGGCTTCCTGCGGTACGTCGCCGACTGCGTGGAACAACCGGCCGTCCTGCTGCGGACCCTGTAG
- the paaN gene encoding phenylacetic acid degradation protein PaaN, translated as MAAALSLQKLSETHRPTLDQALDAIRTRAYWSPHPEHPKAYGEGGAPGSLGMAEGKAAFDALLHTRFDLGQPGTDGWTGAETSPYGPELGIEYPHADPDVLLPAMRAATAAWRDAGPEARALVCLEILARIGARTHELAQAVMHTSGQAFLMAFQAGGPHAQDRGLEAVAYAYEEQLRTPAGADWSKPQGKRDPLRLRKSFTAVGRGVSLLIGCNTFPTWNSYPGLFASLATGNPVLVKPHPRAVLPLALTVRIAREVLAETGFDPNLVALTAERPGEGIAKELAVRPEVRIIDYTGSTAFGDWLETHACQAQVYTEKAGVNTVVIDSTDDYAGMLANLAFSLSLYSGQMCTTPQNLLVPRDGISTDTGPRTYDEVVADLAAAVDGLLGDDARATALLGALVNPDVRSRLEAAPDLGEVALASREVAHPEFPDAVVRTPVVVKVLAKEPGPDGGDPVHLSECFGPVSFAVSVDSVADAVELLRRTIREKGAMTVGAYTTSPEVERAIEEVCLEESAQLSLNLTGGVYVNQTAAFSDFHGSGGNPAANAALCDGAFVSGRFRTIEVRRQA; from the coding sequence ATGGCCGCCGCGCTCTCCCTCCAGAAGCTGTCCGAGACCCACCGGCCCACGCTCGACCAGGCCCTCGACGCCATCCGGACCCGCGCCTACTGGTCACCCCACCCGGAGCACCCCAAGGCGTACGGCGAAGGCGGGGCGCCCGGCAGCCTCGGCATGGCCGAGGGCAAGGCGGCGTTCGACGCGCTCCTGCACACCCGCTTCGACCTCGGCCAGCCCGGCACCGACGGCTGGACGGGCGCCGAGACCTCCCCGTACGGCCCCGAGCTGGGCATCGAGTACCCGCACGCCGACCCCGACGTCCTGCTGCCCGCGATGCGCGCCGCCACCGCCGCCTGGCGGGACGCGGGCCCCGAGGCGCGGGCGCTGGTCTGCCTGGAGATCCTGGCGCGCATCGGCGCCCGCACGCACGAGCTGGCGCAGGCCGTCATGCACACCAGCGGGCAGGCCTTCCTGATGGCGTTCCAGGCGGGCGGCCCGCACGCCCAGGACCGCGGCCTGGAGGCGGTGGCGTACGCGTACGAGGAGCAGCTGCGCACCCCCGCCGGGGCCGACTGGTCCAAGCCGCAGGGCAAACGCGACCCGCTCCGGCTGCGGAAGTCGTTCACCGCGGTCGGGCGCGGTGTCTCGCTGCTCATCGGCTGCAACACCTTCCCCACCTGGAACAGCTACCCGGGCCTCTTCGCCTCGCTCGCCACCGGCAACCCCGTCCTCGTCAAGCCGCACCCGCGCGCCGTGCTGCCGCTCGCGCTCACCGTCCGCATCGCGCGCGAGGTGCTCGCCGAGACCGGCTTCGATCCGAACCTCGTCGCGCTGACGGCCGAGCGCCCCGGCGAGGGGATCGCCAAGGAGCTGGCGGTGCGCCCGGAGGTCCGGATCATCGACTACACCGGCTCCACCGCCTTCGGCGACTGGCTGGAGACCCACGCCTGTCAGGCCCAGGTGTATACCGAGAAGGCCGGGGTCAACACGGTGGTGATCGACTCCACCGACGACTACGCCGGGATGCTCGCCAACCTCGCGTTCTCGCTCTCCCTCTACAGCGGCCAGATGTGCACGACCCCGCAGAACCTCCTCGTCCCCCGCGACGGCATCAGCACCGACACCGGCCCCAGGACGTACGACGAGGTGGTCGCCGACCTCGCGGCGGCGGTCGACGGGCTCCTCGGCGACGACGCGCGCGCCACCGCCCTCCTCGGGGCGCTGGTCAACCCGGACGTGCGGAGCCGGCTCGAAGCCGCCCCGGACCTCGGCGAAGTGGCCCTGGCCTCGCGCGAGGTTGCGCACCCGGAGTTCCCCGACGCGGTGGTGCGCACGCCGGTCGTCGTCAAGGTCCTCGCCAAGGAGCCCGGCCCGGACGGCGGCGACCCCGTCCACCTCTCCGAGTGCTTCGGCCCGGTGTCCTTCGCCGTGTCGGTGGACTCCGTCGCCGACGCGGTGGAGCTGCTGCGCCGCACGATCCGGGAGAAGGGCGCGATGACGGTCGGCGCCTACACCACCTCGCCCGAGGTGGAGCGCGCGATCGAGGAGGTCTGCCTGGAGGAGTCGGCCCAGCTGTCGCTGAACCTGACCGGCGGGGTCTACGTCAACCAGACGGCGGCCTTCTCGGACTTCCACGGCTCGGGCGGCAACCCGGCGGCCAACGCGGCCCTCTGCGACGGCGCCTTCGTCTCGGGCCGCTTCCGCACCATCGAGGTCCGCCGCCAGGCCTGA
- a CDS encoding Lrp/AsnC family transcriptional regulator: protein MAAERMAEGSGPTPPARPLDAIDRDILRILRTDGRASIRAVAEQVHVSRANAYARINRLVEDGVIRGFSARIDHERAGQGASAYITLKIVQNSWRTVREELQALPGATHIALVSGDFDVLLLVHTPDNRALRELVLTRIQAIPEVLSTRTLLVFEETELGHGRTDRPTEIG, encoded by the coding sequence ATGGCAGCTGAACGAATGGCCGAGGGGTCCGGCCCGACACCGCCGGCCCGCCCGCTGGACGCCATCGACCGGGACATCCTGCGCATCCTCCGTACCGACGGCCGGGCCTCGATACGGGCCGTCGCCGAGCAGGTGCACGTATCGCGGGCCAACGCCTACGCCCGCATCAACCGGCTGGTGGAGGACGGGGTCATCCGCGGGTTCAGCGCCCGGATCGACCACGAGCGGGCCGGACAGGGAGCATCCGCCTACATCACGCTCAAGATCGTGCAGAACTCCTGGCGGACCGTGCGCGAGGAGCTCCAGGCACTCCCGGGCGCCACCCACATCGCGCTGGTCAGCGGCGATTTCGACGTACTGCTCCTGGTGCACACACCGGACAACCGGGCGCTGCGCGAGCTCGTCCTCACCCGCATCCAGGCCATTCCCGAGGTGCTCTCCACCCGCACCCTGCTGGTGTTCGAGGAGACCGAACTCGGCCACGGCCGCACCGACCGCCCCACCGAAATCGGCTGA
- a CDS encoding TrmH family RNA methyltransferase, producing MSSETGSTEECGPFVAEGADPAAEPAQYDDGFGDGIGVGPHPSPWPEGERYDPELLAGGDRRNVVDEYRYWTREAIVADLDLRRHDFHVAVENWGHDFNIGSVVRTANAFLAKEIHIVGRRRWNRRGAMVTDRYQHVRHHPDTADLTAWAAAEGLPIIGIDNLPGAVPLERTVLPRRCVLLFGQEGPGLTEEARAHASMVCSIAQFGSTRSINAGAAAAVAMHAWIQRYADVPDPSA from the coding sequence GTGAGCAGTGAGACCGGCAGTACAGAGGAATGCGGGCCCTTCGTGGCCGAGGGGGCCGATCCGGCCGCGGAACCGGCGCAGTACGACGACGGGTTCGGGGACGGGATCGGTGTCGGACCGCACCCGTCCCCCTGGCCGGAGGGTGAGCGGTACGACCCCGAGCTGCTGGCGGGCGGCGACCGCCGCAACGTGGTGGACGAGTACCGCTACTGGACCCGTGAGGCGATCGTCGCCGACCTGGACCTGCGGCGCCACGACTTCCACGTGGCGGTCGAGAACTGGGGCCACGACTTCAACATCGGCTCGGTCGTCCGCACCGCGAACGCCTTCCTCGCGAAGGAGATCCACATCGTCGGCCGGCGGCGCTGGAACCGGCGCGGTGCCATGGTCACCGACCGCTACCAGCATGTGCGCCACCACCCCGACACCGCGGACCTGACCGCCTGGGCGGCGGCGGAGGGGCTGCCGATCATCGGGATCGACAACCTCCCCGGGGCCGTACCGCTGGAGCGGACCGTGCTGCCCCGGCGCTGTGTGCTGCTCTTCGGCCAGGAGGGTCCGGGCCTCACGGAGGAGGCCAGGGCCCACGCCTCGATGGTCTGCTCGATCGCGCAGTTCGGTTCGACGCGGTCGATCAACGCGGGGGCGGCCGCCGCCGTCGCCATGCACGCGTGGATCCAGCGGTACGCGGACGTGCCGGACCCCTCGGCCTGA
- a CDS encoding HTTM domain-containing protein has product MSTAPTAPVAGPVGPTGPRWPSGPIGRSVQRITASALGPYQSAVIRIGFTATYLLFLLREVPHRQELYGPDGPWQWELAHRLISDNHAFTVLMWSDSSAWFEAVYALTLAAAFCTMIGWRTRTMSVLFMVGVLSIQNRNIFMGDGGDNVVHLMAIYLVLTRCAQVWSLDARRAARNAARRAQGLRPARDVVGPVLWSVLGAVLVVATVEDGLGGTRWLPKLLWVLWVGAAAQWITNRNAPDGEDRVLLDVVANLAHNAALVVIMAEVCLIYATAGWYKIQGSRWQDGTALYYPLKLDYFTPWPELSNLLAGSAVMVMVVTYATVIVQVAFPFTLFNRRVKNVLLVVMMGEHAGIAVLLGLPFFSMAMISADAVFLPTVFLVWLGGRVGAGRDRLLARVGSRTGAARVPGPRGPAGAGAAGPGGEAPQRPADGGHTLVG; this is encoded by the coding sequence GTGAGCACCGCCCCCACGGCGCCTGTCGCCGGCCCCGTCGGCCCCACCGGCCCCCGTTGGCCCTCGGGGCCGATCGGCCGTTCCGTCCAGCGGATCACCGCGTCCGCTCTCGGCCCGTACCAGAGCGCCGTGATCCGGATCGGGTTCACCGCCACGTATCTGCTGTTCCTGCTGCGGGAAGTGCCGCACCGGCAGGAGCTCTACGGGCCGGACGGCCCCTGGCAGTGGGAGCTGGCGCACCGGCTGATATCCGACAACCACGCCTTCACCGTCCTGATGTGGTCGGACAGCTCCGCGTGGTTCGAGGCGGTCTACGCGCTCACCCTCGCGGCGGCCTTCTGCACGATGATCGGGTGGCGCACCCGGACGATGTCCGTCCTGTTCATGGTCGGGGTCCTCTCGATCCAGAACCGCAACATCTTCATGGGCGACGGCGGCGACAACGTCGTCCATCTGATGGCGATCTACCTCGTGCTGACCCGCTGCGCCCAGGTCTGGTCGCTCGACGCGCGGCGGGCCGCACGGAACGCGGCGCGGCGGGCGCAGGGCCTGCGGCCGGCCCGGGACGTCGTCGGTCCGGTGCTCTGGTCGGTGCTGGGAGCGGTACTGGTGGTCGCCACGGTGGAGGACGGCCTCGGCGGCACCCGGTGGCTGCCGAAGCTGTTGTGGGTGCTCTGGGTGGGGGCCGCCGCCCAGTGGATCACGAACCGGAACGCGCCGGACGGGGAGGACCGGGTGCTGCTCGACGTGGTGGCCAACCTCGCCCACAACGCGGCCCTCGTGGTGATCATGGCCGAGGTCTGCCTGATCTACGCCACTGCGGGCTGGTACAAGATCCAGGGCTCGCGCTGGCAGGACGGCACCGCGCTGTACTACCCGCTCAAGCTCGACTACTTCACTCCGTGGCCCGAGCTCTCGAACCTGCTCGCGGGCAGCGCGGTGATGGTGATGGTGGTGACGTACGCGACGGTGATCGTGCAGGTGGCGTTCCCGTTCACGCTCTTCAACCGGCGGGTCAAGAACGTCCTGCTCGTCGTGATGATGGGCGAGCACGCGGGGATCGCGGTCCTGCTGGGCCTGCCCTTCTTCTCGATGGCGATGATCTCGGCGGACGCCGTCTTCCTGCCCACCGTCTTCCTGGTGTGGCTCGGCGGCCGGGTCGGCGCCGGCCGGGACCGGCTGCTGGCCCGGGTCGGCAGCCGTACGGGCGCCGCCCGCGTGCCCGGCCCGCGAGGGCCCGCCGGGGCCGGGGCGGCCGGACCGGGCGGGGAGGCCCCGCAGCGTCCCGCCGACGGGGGCCATACGCTCGTCGGGTGA
- a CDS encoding DUF6457 domain-containing protein, which produces MTAYDAIVLAGGAARRLGGADKPGIGVGGRALLDRVLAACAGAASTVVVGPRRTTVRPVVWTREAPVGGGPVAALGAGVRETAAPWLVVLSADLPFLGASTVDALLAAAEEGDREGALCTDPDGRRQPLVAVYRAEPLRRELALLATEHGGLAGLPLRLLTAELDLAAVATPGLASFDCDTWDDIRVARAHIREHEAVLDEWITAVKTELGLELDVDTDVLLDLARDAAHGVARPAAPLTTFLVGYAAGLASANAEPGDGPRAVAEAARKATALALRWEAESGDGKGAGAS; this is translated from the coding sequence ATGACCGCCTATGACGCCATCGTCCTCGCCGGAGGGGCCGCCCGACGGCTCGGGGGAGCCGACAAGCCCGGGATCGGCGTCGGCGGCCGGGCGCTGCTCGACCGGGTGCTCGCGGCGTGCGCCGGTGCCGCGAGCACGGTCGTGGTGGGGCCCCGCAGAACCACGGTCCGGCCGGTGGTCTGGACCCGCGAAGCACCCGTGGGAGGCGGGCCGGTGGCCGCGCTGGGCGCGGGTGTGCGGGAGACCGCCGCCCCCTGGCTCGTGGTGCTCTCGGCGGATCTGCCGTTCCTCGGGGCCTCCACTGTCGACGCGTTGCTGGCCGCCGCCGAGGAGGGTGACCGGGAGGGTGCGCTGTGTACGGACCCCGACGGGCGGCGGCAGCCGCTGGTCGCCGTCTACCGCGCCGAACCGCTCCGGCGCGAGCTCGCCCTGCTCGCGACCGAGCACGGCGGCCTCGCCGGACTCCCGCTGCGCCTGCTGACGGCCGAGCTCGACCTGGCCGCCGTGGCCACACCGGGACTCGCCTCCTTCGACTGCGACACTTGGGACGACATCAGGGTGGCAAGGGCGCACATCAGGGAGCATGAGGCCGTGCTGGACGAATGGATCACCGCAGTCAAGACCGAACTGGGCCTCGAACTCGACGTCGACACCGATGTTCTGCTCGACCTGGCGCGCGACGCCGCACACGGGGTCGCGCGGCCCGCCGCCCCGCTCACCACTTTCCTCGTCGGATACGCGGCGGGTCTGGCGAGCGCGAACGCCGAACCCGGAGACGGGCCCCGGGCCGTGGCCGAGGCGGCCCGCAAGGCGACCGCCCTCGCCCTGCGTTGGGAAGCGGAATCGGGCGATGGCAAGGGAGCCGGAGCCTCGTGA
- a CDS encoding alpha-ketoacid dehydrogenase subunit beta, which yields MTTAVRARAGRTGPATMAQALGRALRDAMAEDSSVHVLGEDVGTLGGVFRVTDGLAAEFGDERCTDTPLAEAGILGAAVGMAMYGLRPVVEMQFDAFAYPAFEQLVSHVARMRNRTGGALPMPLTVRIPYGGGIGGVEHHSDSSEAYYMATPGLHVVTPATVEDAYGLLRASIASDDPVVFLEPKRLYWSKSDWSPEAPAEVGPIGRAVVRRPGTSATLITYGPSLPVCLEAAEAAVAEGWDLEVVDLRSLVPFDDGTVAASVRRTGRAVVVHEAAGFGGPGGEIAARVTERCFHHLEAPVLRVAGFDIPYPPPMLERHHLPGVDRVLDAVARLQWEATR from the coding sequence ATGACCACGGCGGTGCGGGCGCGGGCGGGGCGTACGGGGCCGGCCACGATGGCCCAGGCGCTGGGGCGGGCACTGCGGGACGCGATGGCGGAGGACTCCTCGGTGCACGTGCTCGGCGAGGACGTCGGCACGCTCGGGGGTGTTTTCCGGGTCACCGACGGTCTCGCGGCGGAGTTCGGCGACGAGCGGTGCACGGACACGCCCCTCGCGGAAGCGGGGATTCTCGGCGCCGCGGTCGGGATGGCGATGTACGGCCTGCGGCCGGTGGTGGAGATGCAGTTCGACGCGTTCGCCTATCCGGCGTTCGAGCAGCTCGTCAGCCATGTGGCCCGGATGCGGAACCGTACCGGGGGCGCCCTGCCGATGCCCCTGACCGTGCGGATTCCGTACGGCGGCGGGATCGGCGGGGTCGAGCACCACAGCGACTCCTCGGAGGCGTACTACATGGCCACCCCGGGGCTCCACGTCGTCACCCCGGCCACCGTGGAGGACGCCTACGGGCTGCTGCGGGCCTCGATCGCCTCGGACGATCCCGTGGTGTTCCTGGAGCCGAAGCGGTTGTACTGGTCGAAGTCCGACTGGTCGCCGGAGGCTCCGGCGGAGGTCGGACCCATCGGCCGGGCGGTGGTCCGCAGGCCGGGGACGAGCGCGACGCTGATCACCTACGGCCCGTCGCTGCCGGTCTGCCTGGAGGCGGCCGAGGCGGCGGTGGCTGAGGGGTGGGACCTGGAGGTCGTCGATCTGCGGTCGCTGGTGCCGTTCGACGACGGGACGGTCGCCGCGTCGGTGCGGCGGACCGGGCGCGCGGTGGTCGTCCACGAGGCCGCCGGGTTCGGCGGGCCGGGGGGCGAGATCGCCGCGCGGGTGACCGAGCGGTGCTTCCACCATCTGGAGGCGCCGGTGCTGCGGGTCGCCGGCTTCGACATCCCGTATCCGCCGCCGATGCTGGAGCGGCACCATCTGCCGGGGGTGGACCGGGTGCTCGACGCGGTCGCCCGGCTCCAGTGGGAGGCGACGCGCTGA